The genomic segment TTGCAGCAGCAAACAAAGCCGATGGTGACAGAGTCATTAGACGCAAAAGTTCAGATTTTAAGGGGGATCGAACCCCTTAAAACCTGAGCAAACAAAGCCTCAAATTCCAGATGTAATATCCGCAATAAAACAAGGAAGATGAGGTAAAAAGCGGTCAACGCTATTTAGGCATGGACATCAGCCACTTACCACTTATCCCTTGCTCCTAGGTACTTACTCCTTCTTCCTAAAAATCCTCTTAAAGAAATTTCCTTTCTTCTCTTTTTTGCCTACCGAAGTAATATTAACTTCGTTGTCTATTGCTGGGTGAATGGCATGTATAAAAGCATTACGCAACAAGTCGGCAACTGCATACCATATATTAATTTCGGTTTTACCGAATGCACCTTCTATAATAACTTTTGTGGCTATTTGGTCTTTCTTTCTATTCTCTAACACTATGCCCGCAGTGCCAACAACACCCTCCCATAGTTTTTGTTTAAATGGATCTTTACGATCTTCAGGTCCCAATACATCAAGGTCTTTAATAACAGGTTTTACATATCCTTTATACTTTCCATCTTTTCCCGCTATTTCAGTATATAAACCAAAAACACCTTTGTTGATGTCAATATTAGCATAGGCCTTGAAAAAATTATTCAATTCGGGTAAGTTTGTATTTTTTAATTCCGCATTCATATCGAAAGTTAACTTATCAGCCAATGGATTCATTTTCATATTAAAACTTAAGGTACCTTTATATACATTGGCATTGGCAGTGACTCTTGCAGGAAGCAAAGCAGTATCGCGGACACTGGATAGGTTTTCTGCCAGCACATGCGTTTGGTCCATCATGATATTTACTATTGGTTTCGAGGTGGAATCAATATATTGTATTTTGCCGTTCATTATTTCAAAACGGTTTATTTTGAGCGGCATAAATTTGTCGAGCACTTGCCTGAAATCAGTAGTGTCTTTTTGAATTTGGGCAGGTTCTGCTTTATCTTTGGTGAACCGCAAAACGGGGTTATCAAATTCGAGTTCGCCAACAATCCTACCATGAAACAATGATTTCCATTCAACCGATATATCAATGACCTCTGAAGAAATAAAGGGTGTCTTTTGCTTCGTTATAGAATCAACTTTGTTAATATAAAAATCTTTTATAGTATAAGCCCCCCGGTATATTGAAAGGTCAATATCCTTAATATGGCCATAATAGCCATGCATGGTAGCCAGCGTTTTATTGGCATAATGTAATATTATATAAGGAAGGGCAAGGCGAATACCTACCAATACCAAAAGTGTGATACCAAAAATTTTCCATTTCCTGTTTTTAGTTTTTTTTGGTGATTTGGGTTTTGCTTTTAGAACTGCCATAAAAGTTTATTTAATAATGGCTTAAAATATTGAGCATCCCAGATGCCGCATTAAGCAGAAGGAGGTTTATTCTGCTGAGATGTTTGATTTTATTTCACTTAGGGCTTGGTGGATGCCCGAAAGTTGCTTTTGTATCATAGCTCTTATGTTGTCGGGAAATAGCGTTTCTTCTAAGGTATCTGTATAATGTTTTACGGCAGCTTCTTCGCCAGTAATACATGCATTTATAATAGCATTTTTGTCGCCCGAGGTTAAAACGGATTTTATATCCATTAACACACGATGCAAGAGCCCCACAGGGCCTCCGCTATCTTCTGCTGCACTGCCTAAGTGGTGTACTTGTTTTTGCAATTCTTCAATATATCCACTTCTTTGTTTTGAATATTTTTCAAAAATGGCTTTCATTTGGTTGTCTTTAACATCTTTAGCGGCATTCTCATACCCTATTTTCCCATCTTCGGCTATAGCAATAAAATGATTTAATTTGTCGATAATTTTTTGATTTGGATTTTCCATGGTTTCGTAATTTTTTGTGCGTCAAAATTATACTGGAGGGCAACAGATAATATTACATAACTACGAGCAATATTTACATAATTAATTGATTTTTATAAATAGCCGTGTGTCCCTCTATCCTGAATCCAAAATCCAAAATCCCTTTTTTCTTTTAGAAAATCTGTCATATTCCGTACCTTTGGCGGTAGATTTGTAAACTTCTTTCAAACTAAAAAAACAATAATAAAAAATGGAAAATCAATTTCAATTTAACAACAGCGTTCCGCAAACGCAAGAGGGTGCAATCCCAAAAACATTTGTGGCCAACGTTTTTTCATGGATGGCTTTTGCGTTGGGAATCTCAGGTGCATTAGCTTACATGTTCGGTACCGATGCTTCTTTGATGGAATCTTTATTTGAACGTGGTCGGGGTATGACGGCATTAGGTTATGTAGTAATGTTTGCACCCATAGGTTTGGTACTGGTGATGAATATGGCGATGCAACGCTTGTCATTTCCAGTTTTACTTATACTCTTCACGTTGTTTGCGGTGTCTATGGGTATGAGTCTCAGTTTTGTTTTTATGGTATATAAACTGGGTAGCATTTTTCAGATATTTTTAATCAGTTCGGGTATGTTTGGAGCAATGGCCGTATTGGGTTATACCACCAAAACCGATTTAACAAAACTGGGTTCATTATTAATGATGGCTTTGTTCGGAATTATTATAGCTTCAGTTATTAATATGTTTGTGGGTAGCCGTGGTATGAGTCTCGTTATAAGTTTTATCTCGGTAATTGTATTTACGGGGTTAACCGCTTACGATGTACAAAAAATTAAAACTTTAGGTTCTCAAGTGGAGGCAGGCACTGAAACCACTGCCAAATTATCGATACTGGCTGCTATGGGCATTTACTTAGATTTCATTAATATATTCTTGGCCTTGCTCAATTTATTTGGCGATCGAAAATAATAATTTTAAAAAATTAATATAAAAAGAGCAACTTATTTCTAAGTTGCTCTTTTTTGTATTGACGAATATAGAAAATTTAGTCTATCAAAATCTTTTGGGTTTCTCCCGCCAGTTTTATAATATACATCCCTTTTGATAGGAATGACAGGTCTAACGTTTTTGTCGCAGGATTATTCCAAGTTTCTTCATGTACCTTTTCGCCCTGCATATTATATATATATAATTCACTTTTTTGTACTACAGTTGTATTATATGAGATAGTAAATATTCCAGATGAACTATTGGGATATATGGTTAAATTTGTGCTAGGTGAAATTTGTGGTGCTGGTAAATTATAATTTGCTAACCAAACAACGCCAGCAGCCTCGCCAAGCTTGTCGACATATACAGAGGCAACCGGTAGAATAAAACCTGTTGTCCAAAAATCATAATATGTTCCACTGCTTTTCTGATTAGATTGGAGCATTGCCCATTGCCCGGTGTTATTTTTATACTCTTCTGTAAAATATAGATTTTCATAGTCAGTTCTTAATCTCAATACATCGAAACTATCTTGCTTTGTAATCATTTTTCCCCAAGCATCTGCTATTACATGGTTCACAATTTTTTGACGGTATCTTAATGAGTCATATTGTTTGTAAACTGTATCTGGAATTGTTATATCTATTAAACTAGAATCGTAAAAACTACTTTGGTAAAGGAATGGAAAATTAATTTGCCTCGTTTCCTTATTAACATGGAATGAACCATTTTGAGTTGATATCTCAAATGCGAGTCCAATATAGCTGATAGAAGAATCCGTCATCCTATAATATGTTTCACCTCCTTGGTTTCTATGAATAGCAACATTTGCTTCTGGGAATAGATCTTTATCGGGCGATGAGTTAAAATCAACAATATTGAACATTGTAGAGTTTTGTGCAATTAATTTTGAAAAATCGAAACGTTGATTGGTTCCAAAATTTCCATAGTCAAAACTACTGGGATTGTTAGTAATAGAAAAATTAAACTTGTTTCCCACTATTGGTATTGGTGCTTTTTGTAGTACAACTTGCCCGTAAATATTAGACCGCATGGATAGAAGAATAATGAGGAGTATTATTTGAGATTGTTTCATAATGAGTATTGGTATTAAATGGCAAAGATAAGATTTTCATCTTGGTATTAGTCCTACAAAAAAAGAGCGACTTATTGCTAAGCCGCTCTTATATTTTCGAGAAGTATTATATAATCTGCTCATGGTTGCGTGTTATAACCAACCATAACATTTACTAATTCTTAATAAAACGTTGCCCTTGCAACATTTCTCCATTGTTACCATATATTAAAATATGATATACACCAAAAGCTAAATGCGAAACATCAAGTAAAGTTGAATTACTACCATTCAATGTTTGTTCGCTTACGATAGCACCCATTTGGTTAACGATTTGAAGTTTATTGGCAACAGTGCTCATGTCTCCAAATGTGATTTGCAAATTACTATTAGTAGGGTTCGGATACAATTGCATCGGACTATAACTCATGTGGCCTAATCCTTTATTTTCTAAAGCTATTTGGCCTAGCATACGGCTAGTGCCATCAACTTGCAGGGTCCATAACTGATAATAATTGGTACCCATTGCAGGGGTGTGATGCACCAATTGGTAGTTGGCCGTTTCGCCATTTGCAAATGCGGTTTGTGTTCCTATTGCACTTGTATGATATATATTCGTTCCATGTCTTATTTCATATAGTGAACCTATATCTTCATTTGCCGCCATCCATTTAATTGTAGCCACACTGTTTTGTATGGTTCCTGCTAGATTTACCAATTCAACAGGCAGTGCTTCTGCCTCGCTGCTAAAGCTCCATGTAGAGAAATGCGATACAGGATATTTAGGGTCGTTTGTTATAGTATTATTGGTAATATTTAATGCAGGCCTTCCACCTAAATCGGCCCAGTTGCCATTGGTATAAGGATCGGGATGTGTATATATACGCAAACCACTTTCGGTAATACCATTTAACTCACCATCAAAATATTTGAAGGTAACTTGTGCTGATAGATTTGTATTGGTAGTCGGATTAATAGTATAATATCTTTTAATTCCTTGGTGACCATTAAATGCACCACTGTTTCCACTTGTAATAGGTGTTCCAGTTACGCGAGTAACAACATAGTTATTGCTGCTTTGTGTAGTTTCTGTTATATATAATCCCAATCCGCCAAATGTATCTTTCACATTTTGAGTAAGTGTATGCAACGTATATAATTTACCTTGAATATTAGATGAATTCGTTTCTATAATGCTTCCAGTATTAGTCATAATTACAGAGTCACTTCCAGTATGCAATTGGCCACTGTTAAAAGTTAATTTATTGCTAAAAGTAATCGGACTATTTATGGTAACACCGCCGCTACCATTCATATATATATTCTTAACATTGCCTGTGAAAGTATTTGAAGGTAAGCTTAGTGCAGAAGTATTGGTAAATGCAACTATTCCATTAGAAGCATTGATATTACCTGTAGTGCGAGAAACAGTTCCAGTAATAAATAATGAATCTGTATTAATATCTAATGTTCCAGAAGTTAGAGTTAAATCACCATTTACAGTTAAATTACTATTTAAAGAAGATGCACTATAGTTTATATAATCTCCACTTGTTCCGGTAGCCGTTCTACCTATAACTATTGGTGTAGTTCCTGCTGCATGGTTCACAGTATTTGTGCTTCCCCATGTTCCGTTAGTAGACGTTACAGCATACAATGCGGTACCATCATTATTATAAAAACCTATTCTGCGAATACCATTAGAAAGCGATGAAGGAATAATACTTGCCCACGCACTACCTACACCATCGTAAGCACTAGTATACCAAGTAGTGAATGTGGTTGTGATACCATCGTTTTCTGTCCAAGAACCATATATTGGTCTACCACTGCCAGCCGTATTATCATATACAAATGCAAAATTTTCAGCATCTGTGTGCGAAGTTCCAGCCATAGGTAATCCAGTAGTATAATCCAACATTCTAATAGTATTGGTTGAGTGTAATGATTGCGTGATTAAAGAATCACCTATGGCATTGGTTCCATTATTCATTTGCACATAGAAATATATATCATTCCCTGCAGTGAATACAGCATTGCCAGTGGGAACTAAACTAAACCATCCCGTATAAGAACCAGAACTATCAGTAGTGAGGGTAGCATATCTGCTTGATGAAGTAAATTCATTACTAGAAAATTCAGAAGCTAATGAACCAAAAGATTTACCAGAACTATATCCAACTAGGTACCCTGCCGAACCCTGTGTACTATTATATATAGCAAACATATTTCCGGCTCCGTTAGCTGATAATGAAGTTGCTGTACTTCCAGCTACGGTATATTTATAAGTTGCATTAGGGGTTAAATTATTTACACTCAAACGACAAGTATAAGGAAACCTACTGCCTGCTGTATTACCATTAATAGCATATTGTGGGAATATAACTTCAGCAATTGCAGGTGCATCAGTTACATTAAAGGTAGAACTTGTTGCATCCCAATCGAGGCTTAATGTCCTTTGTGCTTTTAATGTAAGGGTAGCACCAATTGCAGTATGTGTGAGGGTGCTATAAGTTGCAATACCTGCCACAGCAAATGTATCAATAGTTGTGCCTGCAAGTGTACCGGTAGAGGTAATTCTTATTTGTGCAGCAAAGTTCAAATCCAAATTATTATTAGCGTCAATGGCTTTTACTTTCACCGCAGGCGACATAGAATAATTAGTATATACATTCGTTGCGTTTTGTATATATGCCAATTGTGATGCAGCAACATTTATTACATTATTTGTTGAACCTGAATTTTGATCTTCCACCGCTGTAAGCTGACTTCCAACATTTGCAGTGATATCAGAACTTTTAATTCTAAATACCAGACCTAATCCAGCTATGGTATTTTTCAAAGTAGTCATATCGCTATTGAGCCATACTTTTAAAGTATAAGTTTTTGAAGAATCATCAGCTATATGACCTAGGTCGCCATAATTATTTGAGATAGAGCTAAAAGTTATATTGGTAGAATTAATAGTTCCAGTTAGCGTATTGCTTCCATCGCTAAGTTCAGCACCTGCAATAGCTAATGACCAATCAGTAACTGTATTGCCAGTACCTTGGTTAAAAATCATTTGCGATATATAGCTTGATAAAGTATCTGTTGAAGAAGTAGCACCATCATCCTGTATTGTGAAATCAAAATTTAGAGAAGATGCACCCTGACTATTCACTACAGAAGATATTGTAGCTGGTTCGCTACCTCCACCTGCTGAAATAGTGCCGGTACCAGGAGGTAATGAAATAGTTCTTGTATTACCTGTTTCGCTGCCTGTATTAATAGTAGCTGGAGTTGTGCTTCCAGTTGTCGTAAATGCTCCAGAAGCAATATTCGTCGCAAGTGTACGGCCCACGGTTGATGTGCCAATTGCGGCCACATTGCCCACAATTAAATAATTACGAACACTTGAAAATCCTGTTTCACCAGTAATAGTAAATGCCATAGAGTTGGCGTATGATAATGGCGTAACTGAAACATCGCTATCTACTCCACTTGTTGTGTTAATAATTCCATCACCATTATAGTCTCTAATTATTCTAACTGCAGTAATATCAGTACTAGTAGCCGTTCCCGTTCTAGTAACCGTAACGCCTGTAAAATCAACTGCTGCATTGGGTGTTACAGTGAACCCTGATAATACTTCGCTGCTATATCCTTGATAAATTGGACCAGTAGGTTGTGTAATATTTCCTAAGGTTGAAGTAGTGCTAGTTGTAAATGCAGTAGTGCTTAAGGTACTTGTTCCACTACTGGCAATAGTCCAATTAGAAGTATTGGTAACAAGAGATTTGTATGAAGCAAGGGTTGGTTGGTTTGCACGCGAACCTGTATATTGTCCTGATGTTGCTCCTGAACTTGCTATAGCTATATTACCATTTGATACATTAAGATCGCTAGGCAAATAAGAAGTATTGCTGCTTGCTGAACCCGTGCTAATCCAGTTGGCAGGGAAGGTTAAACCAAATAACATGGTACCTGCAACTGTACTTGGGTTTGTATTAGTACCCCAATCGGAATTGGAAGCAGAAGTGCCCGCTCCTGAACCTTGATAGGCAAATATTTGGTCGCCACTTGCAGAAATTCCATTTAATGTTTGTGATACAGAACCCACTGATGGACTCGCACCGTCTTCAATTTTAATAACAGTTCCAGCGGCTACATTGTTTCCCGAACTATTAGTCCACGTTACAAAGTTTTCGCCTCCACGACCATTATTGGTGGTGGTAGATGAACTGGTGCTTAAGAAACCATTATCGGTAAATTTAATTATGGTATTTGGAACAAGGTCTACCCAAGTTACAAATGAAAAATTGTCAGGAGTATTTGAATTAAAACCTATAATAGAAATATCGCCAATGCTTAATACTGTTGGGCTTTCAACCTTCACATTAAAGGTAGGTGTGGATGAAGAACCACCACCAAAATGATATATTCTTATATAATATACTGAGCTAACCATTAAGCCAGTCAAATTTACTTTTTCAACGCCTCCTGCACCATTGGCATCAGCACAATTTACGTTTGAACTATTGCAAGATCCACTTCTCACATCAACCACTGCATTATAACTGGCACCTGGTGTAACAGTAATCGTATGTGATGTGGTTGTTGCGGTAAATTTATACCATACATCAGCTATGGTGCCGCTGCTGGTATTGCTGTTACAACTAATTGCAGAAATAGACTGTGTAGCATTGAGCGAAGTACCCGCAATAGCAGTAGCATTCACGGTAAGCGTGGTTGCTCCACTACAATCGTCGTTGGAAGGTGATATATCAAATGTATTACTACTAATATCCCAATCTAAAGTGCTGGTGCGTTCTGTATTTAAAGCTATGCCAGTAGCAACTGCTGTGTGTGTTAGGGTACTAAAAGTAGCAACCCCTGATGAGGCAGCAGCATCAACTTGAGTTCCACTTAAACTGCCTGAGGAAGTAATTCTAATCTGACTTGTGAAATCTAAATCTCTGTTGCCATTCGCATCAATGGCACTTACAGTAATAGCCGGCGACATAGCAATGCCAGCGATGGCATTACTCGTGTTTTGTATATAGGTTAGTGCACTTGCTGCAACATCTATAAGGTTTTTGCTAGAGCCTGAATTTTGATCTTGACCAGAAGCTAATTGACTTACAGTTAACGTAACGTCATTACTTAGAATTTTGAAAACCAATCTTTGTCCATCAATGGTGTTTTTCAAAGTGGTCATATTTGTTTTGAGCCATACTTTTAAAGTATAGGTTTTAGTAGAATCATCAGCAACATAACCTAAGTTTCCCGATGAGTTAGAAATAGAACTAAAAGTAATATTACTGCTATTAATAGTGCCTGTCATATTATTCGTTCCGTCGCTAAGTTCAGCACCTGCAATGGCTATCGACCAATCGGAGACTGTATTTCCACTACCCTGATTGAACACCATTTGTGATATTTGAGTAGCCACATTATCATTAGCTGGCGTGGCACCATCATCTAATATATCGATATCGAAATTGAGTGATGAAGTTCCTTGTGAGTTAATAATTGAAGAAATAGTTGTAGGCTCTGTTCCTGCACCCGCGGTTATAGTTGAAGTACCAGGAGGGGCTGCAATAGTTCTTGAATTGCCATTTGCTGTTCCAGCACTCGAGTATGCATTGGTAGTATAATTGCCCGAGCTTATGCTTGCCGTAACTGTATTGCCAGCCGTTGAAGTTCCAGCACCAGCCACATTAGTTACTATCAAATAATAATGTGCAGTCGGAAAATTTGTTTCACCTGAAATGCTAAAGTTTATTGAACCAGCATAAGTAGCACCTGCACCAGAAACGCTACTATCAGCACCATTGATAGCACCATTGCCATCATTGTCTCTAAAAATTCTTACAGAGGTTATATCTGTTGAAGTTGCAGTGCCCGAAGTTGTAACAGTAACTGCTGTAAAATCTATATTTGAACTTGGTGTTATACTAAAACCAGACAATACTATATCGCTAACACCCTGTGTTATTGAACCTGTTGGCTGTGTAATGTCAGCTAGTACCGTACTGTTAAAAGTTGTAGTACCTGCAGTGCCAGCAGTGCCTAAATAGTTTTCTTTCAAACTGCCTGTGCCACCATTATATTCATATATATCAACTGCATAAGCAGTAGATGGGTTGATGCCACTTGAAACAGTAATGATGGTTCCTGTACCATTATATATTACATAGTTTCCGGTGCCTGTTAATTGTAGCCCTGTTCCAGAACCAAAGGTAGATGTGGCGGTATATATAGTATTATCGGTAGGGGCTACTGCAGATGTGGCACTTAATCTTAAAACGACAATGCGTTTTGCACCGCCATTTGCCACAGGGTTTGTCCAAGTAGCTGTAATACTATTATTTGTAGTTCCAGTAAATGCAATTGAACCACTTGAAACATTAAGCGTTGGTTCATCAGCAAGTATTACAAAACTCCACGAAGGAACAGTTGATATTTGAGCAGCACTGCGAGTCCAATTAGTTGAATCATAGGACCTATTATATATATTGGTTTTTGTATTAACTGTGTTACCTGTATTGTTGCTATAAAAACCATTTGGATTAAAGAAAGTCATAGCACCTGTGCTTAATGCCGATGGCTGGTATGAGTTTGAAGTGGCACTTAAGTTTGAACCTGATGCAGTCCACCCTGAGTTCCCATTATTAAAACCTTCTAACAAATTTGTAGTACCACCTGAAACTGCCCAAGTTCCTTGGTAAGCAAATAATTGCTCACCTAGTGCACTCAAACTAAAATTACTTGGGTTGTTTGAATTCCATCCTGTACCGCTAATGCTCATTCCGTTACTCCATGATACTACTGTACCCATAGAAATAGTTGAAGGTGCAGTATATATTAAAAATCCTTCGCCTGTCATTTGCGTCGTCGCATCTGAGTATCCATTGTCTGTAAATTTGATAACTGTATTTGCAGCAATATCGACCAAAGCCACAAATGAAATTGCATCAGTAGTTGACGCATTAAATCCTATAACCGCAATATCTCCTTGACTTAAATTTCTGACAGAACCTGTAACTATAATAGTTTTTGCAGTGGCACCACTGCTACTGGCATTAATTAAACTTGCACTTGCTTGTGGTTGTATTGATAATGAAGTAGGTTTGTAACGAACATATATAGTAGTTGAAGAAAGTGTTCCGCTAGAATTTGCTAAACGAACAGTATCCTTAGCAACAAAACTACCGCCAGTTCCAGTAGAAATTTCAAAACCTGTGGGTGGGGCAATCCTAACACTATCAGTTAAATTTGAACCTGAAACTGTGAATGATTGTTCAGATGAAGTAGTGTTTATAGCTGATGTGGTGAAGTCATTGGGTGTTCCTGCTAAAGTAATAATAGGTGTTGTGTTTATTACATTTGATGGGCTCGTTAATGCTAGACTGTATATTCTGAAATTCCCTGAACTACTGCTTGAACCATATATTAGTATTCTAATAGTTAATATGGTTTCAATTGTATTTCCAGGAGCAGGTATTGTCGCTGTATTGGAAGTGCTTGAAGTGCCGATACTTGTCACCGTGCCCCCTCTTGTGTTTGAAGCGGCCGAATTTGAGCCACTCACTGTAGAGAAAGATGGAGATGCACCATAACCGTAGGTCACAGTATAATCTCTTGCAGCAGTTGTAGTAGTACTTACAGCTGCAATGATTGCTAAATTAAAAGTATCATTTGAAAAAGTTTGACTAGAACCCAAAGTAATGGAAAATTCTAAATATTTGCTAGAGCTAGAAGATGTTGGCCATCCTGTTGTTCTATGAAATGTGTTAGCACCTACACCACTTACACCACTACCATTTATTGAAATTGTGCTTAAAGTTGGTGATGTTAATGCACTTGTTTTTGCACCATTTTGATTTGTTGTACTTGTGGCATAATTGGCACTTGAAATACTTGGTGTGAAATCCCAGCTTACGAAGTTTGTCTGCGCAGTACTCATTATTGGACCAATCAAAATAAAGGATAAGATAACAACTGCCTTGGATAATGTTGTTTTCATAAGATAATTTAATAACGTGTTTTTCATTTATATAATTTTATAGTGTTTGTGAAGATCTTTTTTAATGGGCACGAAGTTAACCATAATAACATTACGTTTATGTTAACTCAAAACTAAAAAAGACGATTTAAACCGCTTGCTAATTAATGGTAGATAAAGCTTCTCAAAGGTATTTCTTTTTTAACCAAGGTGGCATTATTTTAGGAATAATGACAAAGGCATTGCCCATTTTAATTGCTTAAAAGCATTGATGCAATCCAATTATACCTTGTCAAATTTTGTAATCTGATTCCTTCACCCTTTGTTTGCAGTGTTATAACGCATCATGATTCGATACAACATTACTAGCCTCAATCCGAGTTCCCATTTTTTGCAAATAGAAGTAATCATTGATGGGCTTAAACCTGGAATTCCTGTGGTTGTGAGTCTTCCGCTATGGAGACCTGGCCGCTACGAAATGCAGAATTACCCAAAAAACATAAGACAATTTAAAGCTTATGATATTGATGGGAGTGAATTGTCTCTAGCAAAAACACAAAAGGGTAGCTGGCAAATTGAAACTAAAGGCAATTGTGAACTTAGAATTGTATACGAATACTATGCACACCAACTCGATGCCGGTGCCAGTTTTGTAAACCATGCCCAATGGTATGTGAACCCATGTAATTGTATGATATATATAGAAGGACAAATGGATAGTGCTTGCGAATTATATATCAATGCTCCCAAAGATTATGAAATAGCGATTGCACTTTCTCAAGTTTCCGACCGAGTATATATAGCCGACAATTATCATACACTTGCCGATTCGCCCTTTATTGCATCACCATCACTACAAAAGGTTTCCTTTCAATTAGGGAATTGTCCGATATATCTTTGGTTCCAGGGAAATTTTAAATTTGACTCCGAAAAATTAATAACGGACTTCGAGAAATTTTGTAAAGCCCAAGTAGATTTATTTGGCGACCTAGAATGCAATGAATATCATTTCTTTTTTCAAATGTTGCCCTATTCTTTTCATCATGGGGTAGAGCATGCAAATAGCACGGTGATTGCGATGGGGCCTCATGCTAATTTCGATTTACGTGCATTTTACCGTGAGTTTTTGGGTATTAGCAGTCACGAATTTTTTCATTTGTGGAATGTAAAACGCATTCGTCCAAATGATATGTTGCCCTACAAATATAATATAGAAAACTATAGTACTTTGGGTTGGGTTTACGAAGGTTTCACTACCTATTATGGTGATATCATTTGTATTCGAAGTGGGGTTTATACTAATGAAGAATGGTTAGAAACTTTCAGCAAACACTTGCAACGCCATTTCGACAACGCAGGCCGTTATCATTTGTCAGTAGCACAAAGCAGTTACGATACTTGGCTCGATGGATATAGTAATCTTGTACCTCATCGAAAAGTTAATATATATACCGAAGGACTCTTGGCCGCTTTTATTTTGGATATGAGCCTTCGAGAAGAAACAGAAGGCAAAAAAAATCTTGACGATTTGATGCGAAATATGAATGCCCAATATAAAAAAGGAGAAGGCTATTCAGAGGCATCTATCAAACAAATGTGTGAAACCATCACTGAAAAAAATTACGATTGGTTTTTTAATGACATTATAAATTCCTGCGGTTATATAGAACAGTATTTGCCAGATGCATTGCAACTTTCAGGTCTTGCATTACAAATATTACCCAATAATAATCCTTTAGAAAGAGTATTTGGATTTAAATATATAAAAGCAAACTACGCTTGGCAAGTTTTGGCTATTTGGCCCGGAAGCCCTTCACACCAAGCGGGTCTAGATATTGATGATATGATTGTTTCTATCAATGGACAATATAGCATGAACGAAATGGATGCCGATAATATTCCAGTTTTGGGCCCTATTATAGTAGAAGTAGAAAATTTTGGTGTGAAACGCACACTCACTATTAATCCAAGTCAAGATAACTTTTATAATATATATTCAGTGAATATAATAGATG from the Bacteroidota bacterium genome contains:
- a CDS encoding M61 family peptidase: MIRYNITSLNPSSHFLQIEVIIDGLKPGIPVVVSLPLWRPGRYEMQNYPKNIRQFKAYDIDGSELSLAKTQKGSWQIETKGNCELRIVYEYYAHQLDAGASFVNHAQWYVNPCNCMIYIEGQMDSACELYINAPKDYEIAIALSQVSDRVYIADNYHTLADSPFIASPSLQKVSFQLGNCPIYLWFQGNFKFDSEKLITDFEKFCKAQVDLFGDLECNEYHFFFQMLPYSFHHGVEHANSTVIAMGPHANFDLRAFYREFLGISSHEFFHLWNVKRIRPNDMLPYKYNIENYSTLGWVYEGFTTYYGDIICIRSGVYTNEEWLETFSKHLQRHFDNAGRYHLSVAQSSYDTWLDGYSNLVPHRKVNIYTEGLLAAFILDMSLREETEGKKNLDDLMRNMNAQYKKGEGYSEASIKQMCETITEKNYDWFFNDIINSCGYIEQYLPDALQLSGLALQILPNNNPLERVFGFKYIKANYAWQVLAIWPGSPSHQAGLDIDDMIVSINGQYSMNEMDADNIPVLGPIIVEVENFGVKRTLTINPSQDNFYNIYSVNIIDEILFSKL